Genomic DNA from Falsibacillus albus:
GGTTGATGGAAATGCTTCATAATGTTGTTGAATTCTTTAAAAATCTACCGGCAAAACACTGTTCAGAATGTGGGGAGCAAATTAACGAGCAGCATGAGTGCTACGGAAACAAATGTGATAAATGCATGGGAGTCAACGAGTTGTAAAAAATCCCCCTAGGAAAGCGAATATGATGATTTCATGAGGCGTGTCGAAGTGTCCGGAACACTTTGTCAGCCTCTTTTTTCTTCCTCATTTATGAAATTTTAAAGAACATTCCCAATATAACACTGTTCTTCCTTGCAATTGGTTTATAATATAGACGGAAATCAATAAAGGGGGTACATATATTGAAAACGCTCCGACATTCATTTTTTATTATTGGAATTATCATGCTGCTGATGGCTGCCGGCTGTTCCTCCAAGGAAAAAGGAACGCCTTTGAAGGATTTCAAATTTACGGACGAAAACAATCAAGCTTTCGGATTGAAGGACATGAAAGGGAAAGTTTGGATCACGGATTTCGTGTTTACCAGCTGCACTTCGGTTTGTCCGCCGATGACTCATAATATGAGCGAGCTGCAGAAAATGGTGAAGAAGGAAGGCCTTAAGGACGTGGGCTTCGTTTCCTTCAGCGTCGATCCTACCGTCGATACACCGCAAGGATTGAAAGAATACGCTGCTAAATACGATGCTGATCTTGCCACTTGGCATTTTCTCACTGGCTATTCCCAGGACAAGATCCAAGATTTCGCCTTGGATAAT
This window encodes:
- the yhfH gene encoding protein YhfH, producing MLHNVVEFFKNLPAKHCSECGEQINEQHECYGNKCDKCMGVNEL
- a CDS encoding SCO family protein — protein: MLLMAAGCSSKEKGTPLKDFKFTDENNQAFGLKDMKGKVWITDFVFTSCTSVCPPMTHNMSELQKMVKKEGLKDVGFVSFSVDPTVDTPQGLKEYAAKYDADLATWHFLTGYSQDKIQDFALDNFQALVKKPKNDDQVIHGTSFYLINKNGERVKSYSGVKDVPFDQIIKDIKDQE